In Mucilaginibacter sp. KACC 22063, the genomic stretch ATTATAAGTTAAGGCCTTGGTTTCGGGCTCAATAAACCAGGTACCTATGCGTGCCGACCGGGTAGCCATATTCAGCTGCGTATTTACCTTGTATAGCTGATCATTCAGGTTAGCGATTTCTTGCCTTGATTTAACCTGATCTGTCACTTCATAAACCAGGTTTAATACGCCGTCAATTAAGCCTTCTTTATTTTTCCAGGGTGTAAAATTGAAAGTGAAATATCGTTCTACAGTTGGCCCGTACTCATACTCTGATAAGGGGACGAGAGAATCTGTCATGTTATAAGAAGCACCGTTATGATATACATTGTATAACATATCCTGTACAACAGTACCAACCAGTTCTGGCAAGGCTTCAAATATAGAACGGCCCTCAAGTTTACGTCCAGGCATTAACTCCTGGTACTTGGGGTTCAATATGCTATAAACAAGTTCTTCTCCTTTTAGCAAAGTTAACCCAGCCGGGGCCTGCATAATAAAACGTTGTAGAAACTCTTCATTCTCTGTGAGCTGGTCAACTAAAATTTGCAAATCGATATTGGTTTCCGAAAGCTGCTCCTGTACCTTAAACAGTTTACGGTTTGATGCAATCAGCTCTTCTTTCAGCGCTTCTTCATGTGCAGCTTTAGACTTTAGGTTTCGTACGGCAGCCATACGCTCGGTAACGTCTATTGCCGTATTTATAATTGCATAAACGCTCCCCTCTTCATTTAAAACAGGGCGGTACTCAAAGTCAAAAAACCGTTCAACCAATATACCATCAACATCAATATTTGCTGGTGTATCTTCTGCTATGTAAAGCTCGCCGTTTTCCCAAACATGTTTAAGGATTGGGGCAAATGAGGCAAACTCCGGGGCTACATCAGTTAGGCGCTGATATAGAATTGAAATATCTTTATGCCACAACTTTAACATCGACTCATTTACAAAGCCTATATGCAACTCCTCGCTAATGTACACAGTTGTGGCTTCTTTAGAGTGAGAAAGTATGTCAAGCAACAATTTGTCGCTAAGACGGTGATTTGAAAATGGCATAAATTACAACTGAACAGATGGATAAAATTAACTATAATTTATTTACCTGCTTAAACAAACAGGTTGTATATGCTACTTATAAAAGGTATATGAATTGTTTTAGATAACTACTTATTTAATAGTATTATTGACAAGCGATTATCATAGCTTGATCTATTCTAAACATTAATGGCAGTTTTTATACGTAAGCTTTACTTAGTATGCCTTATTATAACTTCAATTATAACTGATTTTAGCTCCGCCATGGCCCAGCCAGCCAAAAGCGCCAATTATGAAAGTAAGCTTACCGAAGCCAAAGAAAATTACAATCAGGGCAACTACCCTAAATCCCTCGAAAAAGCGCTGGAGGTTTATCGCTTAAGCAGTCAGCATCTTGATCAGCCAACAATAGCCAATGCTGGTAACATTATAGGCTTGGTCTACCTTGCACAGGGGCAAGTAAAAACATCGCTGAAATATTTTAAGGACGCAGAAAACATTAACAGGGTTTTAAACAATACGCACGGACTTGCTGCAAACCTATTGAACATTAGCCTTGCACAGTCTCAACTCCATATGCTTGATTCAGCAGTAGTCAATATAAAAAAATCACTTGAAATTAGTAACCGCTACAAATATCTCAATTTAATAGCTATGGGTAAAAATCACCTTGCCGATTATTACCGGGAACAAGGCCACCTTAAGGCAGCTGAAAAAGAGTTTATGTCTGTGATTAACGATAAGGCTTTTCAAAGTGACTGGGAAAATAGTTTTGCGTATACGGGCCTGGCTAAAATAAGGTACAGCCAAAAACAATATCGAGTGGCGGGGTTATTTTCAGACAAGGCATTTACCTATGCTGAAAAAACAGAAACCAAATGGGATGCTGTACAGGCGCTGGAACTTGCACATAAAGCTTATTGGGCTATGGGCGATACCAAAAAAGCATATCAACGCCTTTTAAATTACAAAACCTATAGCGACAGCATTTTTAACTCAAAAAAAGACAATGAGATTAATAGTTTGTTTTTAAAAGAAAAATCAATTGAGAACGATAACCTGCTGAAGGAAATTCATATATCAGCCCAAAAACGTAAAATAGATCGGCTGATAATAGCTATAATATTGGTACTAATAACACTTTTGAGCCTTATTGCTATACTTATATTTAAGCGCAGCATAAAAACAGCCAGATACAACCGTTCGCTCATGGCCATAAATAAAGCCGCCATTACTCAAAATAAACTTTTTGAACAGCAAAACAATGGGCTTAATAAATTAAATCATCATAAAGATAAATTACTTTCTATCATTGGGCATGATTTGCGAAGCCCGTTTGCTGTTTTACAGAACACACTCGACCTTTTTAAATCAGGCGACCTGAATGCTGAAGAATTAGTGATGCTGACAAACCAATTGGCCGAGCAGCTTACATCCTCTTCGTGGATGCTCGATAGCTTGCTGGTTTGGGCGGGCAACCAACTTAATGGCTCAACTTATAACCCTGTATATATTCATTTACCCGAAAAAATAAATAAGATTATCAGCGTGCTTTCTGCACCAGCAAAAAGAAAGAACATTACAATTGAGCATTGCACAGAAGATTTGCCACAGGTATTTTGCGATGCAGATCAGGTAAGGATAATGATCCAGAACTTGCTTGCTAATGCCATTAAATTTACCGGGGAGAATGGGATAATTAAAATTGGTTACACTATATGCAATACTTATATTGATTTAACCATTAAAGACAACGGGGTTGGTATGCAGCAAGAAGAACTTGAACAACATTTATCTTTTGCTGCAAAACGCAATTCTACCTACGGCACTTTTTATGAGAAAGGCATTGGCCTGGGCTTGCAATTAGTAAAAGAGTTTGCTGCCAAAAATGATGTTGAAATATCGGGTGAAACAGCACCCGGCGTGGGCACTGCTTTCACACTTAGATTTAAAACCGAATATCCTGATACATTATAATTATTTAATCGTTTCCATCCGCATGTTGATCTGTCCACACCAGCTTTTCGGTATCATAACCAAGCGCTTTAGCGTGTGCCAGATATCTTTGCTTAATATAATCTGGCATGGTCTTCTCTCGCGATAAAAGCCATAAGTATTTTAAGTTATTACCGGCAATCAAGGCATACTTATAATCAGGATCAATGGCTATGACGTTATAGCCTGCATAGAACGGCCCGAAAAACGAAACCTTAAGCCTGCCTTCTGTAGGGTCGCCTACTAATTTAGCCTTGCCAATACTTTGCTTCCATTCCTGATCTTTAGTTTTATATCCCCTGTTTTTAACGCGGATAGAACGGTCATCGTTTAAAGTATAAGTGGCCGTAACACGTTCAAGGCCCTTCTCAAATTTGAAATCCATGCGGGCAATCTCATACCATGTACCCAGGTATTTTTGTTGATTAAACGGCGATACTGCTTTCGCACCGTGAGGAATTGAAACGCATGAGCTTAAGCTTACTGCAATTGCGGCAGCGCCGGCAAGCCCTGCCAATAAATATAATTTGTTCTTCATTATATATCTTATCCCGTGTTTTAAACAGAACTTTTAAATTACCTGATCTACTAAACCACTGTGCAGCAAACCTGTATTAATTAAACAAACTTAATGAGGGATTGTTATGGATCAGCTCCCTATTTATCATTTATAGCGGTAGTGTATAAAAAACATTTGATGTAAAATAAATCCGCCTGCATACTTGGTTCCGTATGATAATAAACCCGCTTAGATAAGGAAATCATGTCCATAGCAAACGCAAAACCTAAAGATCTGGCACTACATGTCCTTAAAAAATTAACGCACAGCAAATTATCGCTTCCTATACCATCGTTGCCTGTGTTGGAAGATCTTTTTGAATGCGTTTTCTTTGCCAGCATGCGGACCGAAGAAAGTGATTTGATTCGGGTAACGGTTACGCTGATAGATCCCGAAAACCCCGACCCAAGGCCGCCAAAAAAAGTAGTTGACGAACGCTGGAGTGTGATACGCTTTAATACACATATCGAGTTATCGATCAAAAACCTGGTAAAATTATCCAAAGCATCAGATCCATCTACCACATCGCTTGCGGTATATTATGATTTAGAGGGAAAGTTGTATGTATGGGGCATGATAGACCAGGCTATTCATTATCAAAGCTTTTTAAACTACGAATCTGATTCGGGTTCTGAGCAGCCCGGCTTATTTCAGGTGGTGGTTAATGATATTGGTACTTTAGATGTGCTATTTGATTACGAACTGCTGGCTACGCTTAAACAGAATGTATTAATCTCTCGCTACCTCGACGTATTCACCATCGGGCCTGTGTCTAAAATTTTGAAAGCCAATGCCGGGCATTTGAAAGCAGAATTAAGAACGTTTCTGGCTACCGAGCATCCTGAAGAAGATTTTGAAGACTGGGAAACATTTGCAGACGGCCTTTGGATACAAACCTTATCGAGATTATTGCTCAGGGTGCAAAACTACCATCATGGCGGTGGTATCCTGATTACCGGAAATGAAGAAGATATAGACGTTAAATACAAGGTTAATTACGACAGGCTGAAGATAGCAGTTACCAAATACGCCCGTGAAATTATTAATAATTATGTGGCCGAAGCGCTGATAGAAGACCACCTGGCTGCAGGTAAAAAGTCTATTGTGAAGGATTGGTATCAGGAAGAATCGCGCTCCTTATTTTCAAGGCAAAAAATAGCTGATGAAATTAAAGGTTGTATATCATTCCTTGCATCGCATACTTGTGTGGATGGCGTACTGATCTTTGATCCCGAAATGGTATCAAAGGGGTTTGGTGGCGTGCTAAAGGCTAAGAAAATGCCCAAAAAGATATTTGTATCACCCACAGCAACCGCAACGCCAAAATCATTGATCCCTGCCGACCCAAATCATTTCGGTACCCGCCACCGCTCCATGATCGGTTATTGCTGGAACCACCCCGGCAGCCTTGGCCTTGTTGTATCACAAGATGGCGACATAAGAGCATTTTACCGGATTGAGGATAAACTGATTATGTGGGAGAACATTAAAACACAGCAATTTATAAAAAGCAGAAAATCAAAGAAGGCGTACTAGTAGAACCTTCAAATATATCGTTATTGTATTAAATTAAACTACAAATAACTTTATTTAATAAAGTTCGTATAAAGACGAAACTAAACTTTATCTATAGGAAGAGATTTTCGTCTATAATGTTATTCATTTGCATTTTTTTAATTGGATGTAATAAAAATTTCAAAGAATCTATTAAAAAATCTGACTCTAGTACATCTTTTGAAAGTTTGCCCTCTGAAAATCAAATAAAACCTGAAGATATTTCATCATGGGTTTCATCACTACCTTCAAAATTACCTTTTAAATTACAATGGGATCAAGCAGAACAAAAAATAATTAACGGGAAACATGTAGTAGCGGTTCCTATAAATAAATATGCTGCCGTATTTTTTACTAAACAAGATAATAACCTTAAAGTGTATGCATATAGATGGAATAAAAATACCAGTAGTGAGTCCTTTACTGGAGGAATACAAGTTTTCAGTTTCCAGAGCTATGGATTTATAGGAATGGTTTATAACAAAAACAAGTTGATAAAAGTTGGCTTTGCTAAAGAAATACCGGGAACTCAATTAGTTAAAAATTCAAATAATAAAACAACAAATGGAATAAAACAAACAGCGAGCCTTGCACACTGGTTAGCAGCAACAGCATGTGCTATTGTTGGTGGCGAGTGGGTTGAATTTAATTGGCAAACTGGTGTAGGGCCTGCTTGTCAAGACTGGTTCTCTTATTCTTGGTTAACTTCTGGAAATGGCTTCACATCGGCTCCTGGAAGCTCAAATGATTCAAGTTATGGAGATATCTATGTGTATGGTCTACCTCCCGCATATATAGATAACACTAACTCCAGTGGAGGTGGGGTAACAGGTGGAACTCCAACTGATATAGGTGTTGGGGATCCAAATGGCATGTATAGTTCTGATGGTTCTTATCAAATTAATACAATTACTGGTGACGGAGTTGTTTGGGTGAATTTATGGGCTGTACCAGATCAGTCAGGTTGTCCAACTATACCCGGAAATTTAACTAATGGCAATATGACAACAAACACTTATAATCCACATGATTGTGATGGCGTTGCTCATTGGACACACTTTAAAATGCCTAGTATAACGGTAATTGGTAACTCGATAGATTTAACTACTGATCAAATTAACTGGCTCACAAATAATAATGAAGCAGCTAAAGCAATAGCTTCCTTTATTACATTAAATGATGGAGATTTACAAGAAACTAAGGAATCTGCTTTGTGGAGCATTAATAATTTAATGAACAACTCAAGCATATCATTACCTATTTATAAAAATCAATTTCTGAGTCTACCTGAAGGAGGTGATGATGATCTTAACTACGATTACTGGAATAATCCAAATTTAACTTTTCCAGCACAGTCGTTACCAAGTTATAATAGGTTTTACGATGCCTTCCCTAAACATTCTGATACTAGATTTGACACACCTATTAAAATGTATACAGCTGTAGGAGGTGAAGTATTAAATCAATATAATCTTTCAGGTGCAAGAAATACGTGTGCTCTTAGAATTTCAAGAGCACTAAATTATAGCGGGGTAACTATACCAGATATAAAAGACCAAACATATAAAGGTTCTGATAATAAATTTTACTTTTTGGGTGCTGCTAAACTTAAAGCATGGATGATAAAAACTTTTGGTCCTCCTACTAAAATTGAAGGTTCACAGGGAGGTATACATGGTTCAAATTTCCCTTCTTTGCTAAATGGTAAGAAAGGAATATTTATTATGACTCCAAACGATATAAATAAATTTCAGGCGACCGGTCATGCAGACCTTTTAACTTACTTTAGCTGTGATGGCGGATGCTATTTTGATGCACCTGGAGGTGTAAAAGATATTCTAATTTGGGAATTACAATAAAATAAATTTAAAGTAATACACTTATATAATATATAAGTGTATTACCTCATTGATATAATCATATGAAAACTTTAAAAAAAACTTTTTTTCTTAGTTTATTAGTTATAAGTATAATAATCTTAGGATTTAAAATCTCTAATAAAGGTGGAGACTCACAATCAATGATCGATAAATCTACGTACGTTAGGCAGTTCAAACTAACCTATTTAAAAAGTCTGCTAAAGAAGTCTTACAATAACTCTAAAGCAGTGCAGGAAATATTAGAGTTGGATCATAGCGGCTTTACTGAACCTATTTTAAATAAAGCAGATTACGCGCTGATTGATAGTTTAACTGATGCAGATAACACAAAATTAAAGGCAGACTCAGCCGCAAGCATTGGCAATGTTGCTGAAGGTGCCGAAGGAAAACAACCACTCAACTTAATTATCCGAAAACTGGAAAGTAAATGGCTGGACAGCCTTGCCTATGCAAGGTTTAATCACAACAAGTAATTACATCACGCAATAGTCCGGATCACCTGATCAAGGTTTTCGGCTTTGTCCAGATTCAGCTTTTGTTTTAGCCTGTAACGTCCCATACGGATACTTTTGGGTTCTACCCCCAAACGACTGGCAATTTCCTTGTTGTCAAGCCCCATTAAAATGTATGCACAGTATTTCAGGTCGAGGCGGGTTAATGAATTACCTGCACGCTCCTGCAAGGCTGTAAAAAAAGTCGGATGGATATTATTTAAAGCCTGCTGTTCATCAAGATTTTTATCCATGCGCAGGTTCTGGTTAATGATACGGCCAATCTGTTTTGCTACATGCGTCGTATCGGCACCACGTGATTTCTCTTTCAGCAATTCAAGTATGGCGTTCTTCTCCTCTATTTTGAGCGTACCTGCTAATAATTCTTTCTCCAGCCATTCGGTACGGTCTTGCAGCAAGGCCTGCTGCGCCTCTGCATGTGCACGTTCTTCTTCCAGAAGCTGGGCCTGTAGTTCTGCTTCCTGTTTCTCAAACATCAACCGTTGGGCTTCGGCTTTTTGCAATTCGGCCGTCAGC encodes the following:
- a CDS encoding ATP-binding protein — translated: MPFSNHRLSDKLLLDILSHSKEATTVYISEELHIGFVNESMLKLWHKDISILYQRLTDVAPEFASFAPILKHVWENGELYIAEDTPANIDVDGILVERFFDFEYRPVLNEEGSVYAIINTAIDVTERMAAVRNLKSKAAHEEALKEELIASNRKLFKVQEQLSETNIDLQILVDQLTENEEFLQRFIMQAPAGLTLLKGEELVYSILNPKYQELMPGRKLEGRSIFEALPELVGTVVQDMLYNVYHNGASYNMTDSLVPLSEYEYGPTVERYFTFNFTPWKNKEGLIDGVLNLVYEVTDQVKSRQEIANLNDQLYKVNTQLNMATRSARIGTWFIEPETKALTYNTVLAEIFGYEGSEPMTYDQAIAQVMPDYREYLVKEIERAINGGGFYDVIYQQKRFNDDKVIWLRSTGQISRFNDDEVSFSGVVQDISRQRLEEERKDAFIGMVSHELKTPLTSLQGYLQILSGYAAKIQNDFAGNVLEKANKQISKMTRMINGFLNVSRLDSGKIYIDREPFNMVDLLHETEEESRTSFTQNELLFLAETPAFVNADKDKIGQVLTNLISNSVKYSPSGSTIIISCVIDGADVLVTVKDEGIGIAPVDIDKLFDRYYRVESHAMKSIAGFGIGLYLCKEIIEQHKGTIGVNSSPNNGSEFWFRLPLYHPDAD
- a CDS encoding tetratricopeptide repeat-containing sensor histidine kinase — protein: MAQPAKSANYESKLTEAKENYNQGNYPKSLEKALEVYRLSSQHLDQPTIANAGNIIGLVYLAQGQVKTSLKYFKDAENINRVLNNTHGLAANLLNISLAQSQLHMLDSAVVNIKKSLEISNRYKYLNLIAMGKNHLADYYREQGHLKAAEKEFMSVINDKAFQSDWENSFAYTGLAKIRYSQKQYRVAGLFSDKAFTYAEKTETKWDAVQALELAHKAYWAMGDTKKAYQRLLNYKTYSDSIFNSKKDNEINSLFLKEKSIENDNLLKEIHISAQKRKIDRLIIAIILVLITLLSLIAILIFKRSIKTARYNRSLMAINKAAITQNKLFEQQNNGLNKLNHHKDKLLSIIGHDLRSPFAVLQNTLDLFKSGDLNAEELVMLTNQLAEQLTSSSWMLDSLLVWAGNQLNGSTYNPVYIHLPEKINKIISVLSAPAKRKNITIEHCTEDLPQVFCDADQVRIMIQNLLANAIKFTGENGIIKIGYTICNTYIDLTIKDNGVGMQQEELEQHLSFAAKRNSTYGTFYEKGIGLGLQLVKEFAAKNDVEISGETAPGVGTAFTLRFKTEYPDTL
- a CDS encoding lipocalin family protein, with translation MKNKLYLLAGLAGAAAIAVSLSSCVSIPHGAKAVSPFNQQKYLGTWYEIARMDFKFEKGLERVTATYTLNDDRSIRVKNRGYKTKDQEWKQSIGKAKLVGDPTEGRLKVSFFGPFYAGYNVIAIDPDYKYALIAGNNLKYLWLLSREKTMPDYIKQRYLAHAKALGYDTEKLVWTDQHADGND
- a CDS encoding putative sensor domain DACNV-containing protein — translated: MSIANAKPKDLALHVLKKLTHSKLSLPIPSLPVLEDLFECVFFASMRTEESDLIRVTVTLIDPENPDPRPPKKVVDERWSVIRFNTHIELSIKNLVKLSKASDPSTTSLAVYYDLEGKLYVWGMIDQAIHYQSFLNYESDSGSEQPGLFQVVVNDIGTLDVLFDYELLATLKQNVLISRYLDVFTIGPVSKILKANAGHLKAELRTFLATEHPEEDFEDWETFADGLWIQTLSRLLLRVQNYHHGGGILITGNEEDIDVKYKVNYDRLKIAVTKYAREIINNYVAEALIEDHLAAGKKSIVKDWYQEESRSLFSRQKIADEIKGCISFLASHTCVDGVLIFDPEMVSKGFGGVLKAKKMPKKIFVSPTATATPKSLIPADPNHFGTRHRSMIGYCWNHPGSLGLVVSQDGDIRAFYRIEDKLIMWENIKTQQFIKSRKSKKAY
- a CDS encoding T6SS effector amidase Tae4 family protein, producing the protein MLFICIFLIGCNKNFKESIKKSDSSTSFESLPSENQIKPEDISSWVSSLPSKLPFKLQWDQAEQKIINGKHVVAVPINKYAAVFFTKQDNNLKVYAYRWNKNTSSESFTGGIQVFSFQSYGFIGMVYNKNKLIKVGFAKEIPGTQLVKNSNNKTTNGIKQTASLAHWLAATACAIVGGEWVEFNWQTGVGPACQDWFSYSWLTSGNGFTSAPGSSNDSSYGDIYVYGLPPAYIDNTNSSGGGVTGGTPTDIGVGDPNGMYSSDGSYQINTITGDGVVWVNLWAVPDQSGCPTIPGNLTNGNMTTNTYNPHDCDGVAHWTHFKMPSITVIGNSIDLTTDQINWLTNNNEAAKAIASFITLNDGDLQETKESALWSINNLMNNSSISLPIYKNQFLSLPEGGDDDLNYDYWNNPNLTFPAQSLPSYNRFYDAFPKHSDTRFDTPIKMYTAVGGEVLNQYNLSGARNTCALRISRALNYSGVTIPDIKDQTYKGSDNKFYFLGAAKLKAWMIKTFGPPTKIEGSQGGIHGSNFPSLLNGKKGIFIMTPNDINKFQATGHADLLTYFSCDGGCYFDAPGGVKDILIWELQ